Part of the Deltaproteobacteria bacterium genome is shown below.
GCTGGAACGAGATCGCGTCCAAGCTCAGCAAGAAGACGCGGCTGGTGACCTTCGCGCACGTGTCGAACACGACCGGACTCATCGCGCCCGTCGAGGATTGGATCAGCCAGGCCAGGAAGCACGGCGCGCTGACGCTGATCGACGCCTCGCAATCGGCGTCGCACCTGCCGCTCGATGTGAAGGCGCTCGGCTGCGACTTCCTCGCCTTCAGCGGCCACAAGCTGCTCGCGCCCTCGGGCGTTGGCGTGCTCTACGGGCGCCGCGAGCTGCTGGAAAAGCTGACGCCCTTCGAGACCGGCGGCGGCATGGTGAGCTACCACGCCAAGGATCGCTTCGAGCTGCGCGAGGCGCCGTTCAAGCACGAGGCGGGCACGCCCAACATCGAAGGCGTGCTCGGCCTGGGCGCGGCGGTGCGCTACCTGCGCCGCATTGGCATGCAGAACATCCACGCGCACTCGCGCGAGCTCGGCCGCCAGATGGTCGAGGGCCTCAGCACGATCAAAGGCGTAACGTTGATCGGCCGCAGCGCGCCGGCGGAGCAGCGCATCGGGCTGTGCACGTTTCACGTCAACGCGGGTGGCATGCAGCAGAGCGACGTCGCCCGCTTCCTCTGCGACGCCCACCAGATCCTCTGCTCCGGCGGCTTCCACTGCGCGCACATGCTCCACCACGAGCTCGAGCTGG
Proteins encoded:
- a CDS encoding cysteine desulfurase, with amino-acid sequence MDLSAHRKDFPLLEQTLDGNPVVFLDSASTTPKPQTVIDAVTRFYTQHTANVHRGVHAFGEDSTQKFEEARAEVASFLNCSPAEIVFTKNATMSMNMVAAGLELRRDDEVLTTELEHHANYLPWRIRAKVVPVGLEADGSPRWNEIASKLSKKTRLVTFAHVSNTTGLIAPVEDWISQARKHGALTLIDASQSASHLPLDVKALGCDFLAFSGHKLLAPSGVGVLYGRRELLEKLTPFETGGGMVSYHAKDRFELREAPFKHEAGTPNIEGVLGLGAAVRYLRRIGMQNIHAHSRELGRQMVEGLSTIKGVTLIGRSAPAEQRIGLCTFHVNAGGMQQSDVARFLCDAHQILCSGGFHCAHMLHHELELEGTVRASAHLFNTSAEIDKLLAAVREIAV